A section of the Streptomyces sp. NBC_01591 genome encodes:
- the dnaN gene encoding DNA polymerase III subunit beta, which yields MKIRVERDVLAEAVAWVARSLPARPPAPVLAGLLLKAEDGALSFSSFDYEVSARVSVDAEVEEDGTVLVSGRLLADICRALPNRPVEISTDGVRATVICGSSRFTLHTLPVEEYPALPEMPTATGTVPGEVFASAAAQVAIAAGRDDTLPVLTGVRIEIEGDTVTLASTDRYRFAVREFLWKPENPDASAVALVPAKTLLDTAKALTSGDTVTLALSGSGAGEGLIGFEGAGRRTTTRLLEGDLPKYRTLFPTEFNSVAVIETAPFVEAVKRVALVAERNTPVRLSFEQGVLILEAGSSDDAQAVERVDAVLEGDDISIAFNPTFLLDGLSAIDSPVAQLSFTTSTKPALLSGRPAVDAEADDAYKYLIMPVRLSG from the coding sequence GTGAAGATCCGGGTGGAGCGCGATGTACTCGCGGAGGCTGTGGCCTGGGTGGCCCGTAGCCTCCCGGCCCGTCCGCCGGCGCCCGTTCTTGCGGGCCTTCTGCTGAAGGCTGAGGACGGGGCCCTCAGCTTCTCCAGCTTCGACTACGAGGTCTCGGCCCGGGTCTCGGTGGACGCCGAGGTCGAGGAGGACGGCACGGTGCTGGTCTCCGGCCGGCTGCTCGCCGACATCTGCCGCGCCCTCCCCAACCGCCCGGTGGAGATTTCCACAGACGGTGTACGGGCGACCGTGATCTGCGGCTCCTCACGATTCACACTCCACACCCTTCCTGTGGAGGAGTACCCGGCACTTCCCGAGATGCCGACCGCGACGGGCACGGTCCCCGGCGAGGTCTTCGCCTCGGCCGCCGCCCAGGTCGCCATCGCCGCGGGCCGGGACGACACGCTGCCGGTGCTGACCGGTGTGCGGATCGAGATTGAGGGCGACACCGTCACCCTGGCCTCGACCGACCGCTACCGCTTCGCGGTCCGCGAGTTCCTCTGGAAGCCGGAGAATCCGGACGCCTCCGCTGTCGCCCTGGTGCCTGCCAAGACGCTGCTGGACACCGCCAAGGCCCTGACCAGCGGTGACACGGTGACCCTGGCGCTTTCCGGCTCGGGTGCCGGTGAGGGGCTGATCGGTTTCGAGGGCGCGGGCCGACGTACGACCACGCGGCTGCTCGAAGGCGATCTGCCGAAGTACCGCACGCTCTTCCCCACGGAGTTCAACTCGGTCGCGGTCATCGAGACGGCGCCGTTCGTCGAGGCCGTCAAGCGTGTGGCTCTCGTCGCCGAGCGGAACACCCCGGTGCGGCTCAGCTTCGAGCAGGGCGTGCTGATCCTGGAAGCGGGCTCCAGCGACGACGCACAGGCTGTGGAGCGGGTCGACGCGGTGCTGGAGGGCGACGACATCTCGATCGCCTTCAACCCGACCTTCCTGCTGGACGGGCTGAGCGCGATCGATTCCCCGGTCGCCCAGCTCTCCTTCACGACGTCCACCAAGCCCGCGCTGCTCAGCGGCCGTCCGGCTGTGGATGCCGAAGCGGATGACGCGTACAAGTACCTGATCATGCCGGTCCGCCTCTCCGGCTGA
- a CDS encoding DUF721 domain-containing protein, translating to MSGRGKGAGEPSQERSGGAGAPEPSGVDLARVALRAAKEQARARGAAAQQKKQARRGGGLRSGARADGRDPLPLGSAINRLITERGWETPAAVGGVMGRWPQIVGEDLANHCVPLRYDEDPAERVLTVQCDSTAWATQLRLLAPQLVARLNADLGQGTVRLIKVLGPGGPQRRFGPLRAPGSTGPGDTYG from the coding sequence GTGAGCGGCCGCGGCAAGGGGGCCGGGGAGCCGTCGCAGGAGCGTTCCGGCGGGGCCGGGGCTCCGGAGCCTTCGGGTGTCGATCTGGCGCGGGTGGCGTTGCGCGCGGCCAAGGAGCAGGCGCGGGCGCGTGGTGCTGCCGCGCAGCAGAAGAAGCAGGCCAGGCGGGGCGGCGGGCTGCGTTCGGGCGCGCGGGCCGATGGGCGTGATCCGTTGCCGCTGGGTTCCGCGATCAACCGTCTGATCACCGAGCGAGGCTGGGAGACTCCGGCGGCGGTGGGTGGGGTGATGGGGCGCTGGCCGCAGATCGTCGGTGAAGATCTGGCCAATCATTGTGTGCCGTTGCGGTACGACGAAGATCCGGCCGAGCGGGTGCTGACGGTGCAGTGCGACTCGACGGCGTGGGCGACGCAGCTGCGGTTGCTGGCGCCTCAGCTGGTGGCCCGGCTGAATGCGGATCTCGGGCAGGGCACGGTGCGGTTGATCAAGGTGCTGGGTCCTGGTGGTCCGCAGCGCAGGTTCGGTCCGCTGCGGGCGCCTGGGAGCACCGGTCCGGGCGATACATACGGCTGA
- a CDS encoding DUF6344 domain-containing protein has translation MSTFKPKSIWTAFVTALFALLAALGLMSTPATATEQSATEPATTTQEHMGATAATATTPSVRWTLPRDRALPPTMKQRIRAEAHGSSPATRHLSVDSTDATDTRNAARAAHGAPAGDASLLPP, from the coding sequence ATGAGCACCTTCAAGCCCAAGAGCATCTGGACCGCCTTCGTCACCGCCCTCTTCGCCCTGCTCGCCGCACTGGGGCTCATGAGCACCCCGGCGACGGCAACGGAGCAGAGCGCCACGGAGCCGGCCACCACGACCCAGGAACACATGGGTGCGACCGCGGCAACCGCGACCACCCCGTCGGTGCGATGGACCCTTCCGCGTGACCGGGCGCTGCCACCCACGATGAAGCAGCGCATCCGCGCCGAGGCGCACGGCTCCTCGCCCGCCACCCGCCATCTGTCCGTCGACAGCACGGACGCCACGGACACCAGGAACGCCGCCCGCGCCGCCCACGGCGCCCCGGCGGGGGACGCGTCCCTGCTGCCACCCTGA
- a CDS encoding DLW-39 family protein — MKKLLLVALAAIGGLLVYRQIQADRAEQDLWTEATDSVPAGSGV; from the coding sequence GTGAAGAAGCTTCTCCTGGTCGCACTGGCCGCCATCGGCGGGCTCCTCGTGTACCGCCAGATCCAGGCGGATCGCGCCGAGCAGGATCTGTGGACGGAGGCGACTGACTCCGTGCCCGCAGGTTCGGGTGTGTGA
- the gyrB gene encoding DNA topoisomerase (ATP-hydrolyzing) subunit B yields MLCQKGRFVADSGNPNENIPSTPGESAEVTASGEAVGSGEVTASYDASAITVLEGLDAVRKRPGMYIGSTGERGLHHLVYEVVDNSVDEALAGHADTIDVTILPDGGVRVIDNGRGIPVDIVPSEKKPAVEVVLTVLHAGGKFGGGGYAVSGGLHGVGVSVVNALSSRVSVEVRRDGYRWTQDYKLGVPTAPLARNEATDESGTAVTFWADGDIFETTEYSFETLSRRFQEMAFLNKGLTIKLTDERESAKATLGAEVAEVAEVAEAEQARTVTYHYEGGIVDFVKYLNSRKGDVIHQSVIDIDAEDKERLLSAEIAMQWNTQYSEGVYSFANTIHTHEGGTHEEGFRAALTTLVNKYAREKKLLREKDDNLTGDDIREGLTAIISVKLGEPQFEGQTKTKLGNTEAKTFVQKVVHEQLTDWFDRNPNEAADIIRKGIAAATARVAARKARDLTRRKGLLESASLPGKLSDCQSNDPTKCEIFIVEGDSAGGSAKSGRNPMYQAILPIRGKILNVEKARVDKILQNTEVQALISAFGTGVHEDFDIEKLRYHKIILMADADVDGQHINTLLLTFLFRFMRPLVEAGHVYLSRPPLYKIKWGRDDFEYAYSDRERDALVELGKQNGKRIKEDSIQRFKGLGEMNAEELRVTTMDIDHRVLGQVTLDDAAQADDLFSVLMGEDVEARRSFIQRNAKDVRFLDI; encoded by the coding sequence GTGCTGTGCCAGAAAGGGCGCTTCGTGGCCGATTCCGGCAACCCCAACGAGAACATTCCGTCCACACCCGGTGAGAGCGCCGAGGTCACCGCCTCCGGCGAGGCGGTCGGCTCGGGCGAGGTCACGGCCTCGTACGACGCCAGCGCGATCACCGTCCTCGAGGGCTTGGACGCGGTCCGTAAGCGACCTGGCATGTACATCGGTTCGACCGGTGAGCGCGGCCTCCACCACCTCGTGTACGAGGTTGTCGACAACTCGGTCGACGAGGCTCTGGCCGGGCACGCGGACACGATCGACGTCACGATCCTCCCCGACGGCGGGGTCCGTGTGATCGACAACGGCCGAGGCATCCCGGTCGACATCGTGCCGTCGGAGAAGAAGCCCGCGGTCGAGGTCGTGCTGACGGTGCTGCACGCCGGCGGCAAGTTCGGCGGCGGCGGCTACGCCGTCTCCGGCGGTCTGCACGGTGTCGGTGTCTCCGTGGTGAACGCGCTGTCGTCGCGGGTCTCGGTCGAGGTCAGGCGGGACGGTTACCGCTGGACCCAGGACTACAAGCTCGGTGTGCCCACCGCTCCGCTGGCCCGCAACGAGGCCACCGACGAGTCGGGGACGGCCGTCACCTTCTGGGCCGACGGGGACATCTTCGAGACGACCGAGTACTCCTTCGAGACCCTGTCGCGCCGCTTCCAGGAGATGGCGTTCCTCAACAAGGGTCTGACGATCAAGCTCACCGACGAGCGCGAGTCGGCGAAGGCGACGCTGGGTGCCGAAGTCGCTGAGGTGGCCGAGGTCGCCGAGGCGGAGCAGGCCCGCACGGTCACGTACCACTACGAGGGCGGCATCGTCGACTTCGTGAAGTACCTGAACTCCCGCAAGGGCGACGTCATTCACCAGTCGGTGATCGACATCGACGCCGAGGACAAGGAGCGCCTCCTCTCGGCCGAGATCGCCATGCAGTGGAACACGCAGTACAGCGAGGGCGTCTACTCCTTCGCGAACACGATCCACACGCATGAGGGCGGTACGCACGAGGAAGGCTTCCGCGCCGCGCTGACCACGCTGGTCAACAAGTACGCGCGCGAGAAGAAGCTGCTGCGCGAGAAGGACGACAACCTCACGGGTGACGACATCCGCGAGGGCCTCACCGCGATCATCTCGGTGAAGCTGGGCGAGCCGCAGTTCGAGGGCCAGACGAAGACCAAGCTGGGCAACACGGAGGCGAAGACCTTCGTCCAGAAGGTCGTCCACGAGCAGCTCACGGACTGGTTCGACCGCAATCCGAACGAGGCCGCCGACATCATCCGCAAGGGCATCGCGGCGGCCACGGCCCGTGTCGCGGCCCGCAAGGCGCGTGATCTGACCCGTCGCAAGGGGCTCCTGGAGAGCGCCTCGCTGCCGGGCAAGCTGAGCGACTGCCAGTCCAACGACCCGACGAAGTGCGAGATCTTCATCGTCGAGGGTGACTCCGCCGGTGGTTCGGCGAAGTCCGGCCGTAACCCGATGTACCAGGCGATCCTGCCGATCCGCGGCAAGATTCTGAACGTCGAGAAGGCCCGGGTCGACAAGATCCTGCAGAACACCGAGGTCCAGGCGCTGATCTCGGCCTTCGGTACCGGGGTCCACGAGGACTTCGACATCGAGAAGCTGCGCTATCACAAGATCATCCTGATGGCGGACGCCGATGTCGACGGTCAGCACATCAACACCCTGCTGCTGACGTTCCTCTTCCGTTTCATGCGTCCGCTGGTCGAGGCCGGGCACGTGTATCTCTCCCGCCCGCCGCTCTACAAGATCAAGTGGGGCCGGGACGACTTCGAGTACGCGTACTCGGACCGGGAGCGCGACGCCCTGGTCGAGCTGGGCAAGCAGAACGGCAAGCGGATCAAGGAAGACTCGATCCAGCGCTTCAAGGGTCTCGGCGAGATGAACGCCGAGGAGCTGCGCGTCACCACGATGGACATCGACCACCGGGTCCTCGGCCAGGTCACGCTGGACGACGCGGCGCAGGCCGACGACCTCTTCTCGGTGCTGATGGGCGAGGACGTCGAGGCGCGGCGCTCGTTCATCCAGCGCAACGCCAAGGACGTCCGCTTCCTCGACATCTGA
- the recF gene encoding DNA replication/repair protein RecF (All proteins in this family for which functions are known are DNA-binding proteins that assist the filamentation of RecA onto DNA for the initiation of recombination or recombinational repair.), which translates to MHVTHLSLADFRSYARVEVPLEPGVTAFVGANGQGKTNLVEAVGYLATLGSHRVSSDAPLVRMGADRAVIRAAVTQGERSQLIELELNPGKANRARINRSSQVRPRDVLGIVRTVLFAPEDLALVKGDPGERRRFLDELITARSPRMAGVRSDYERVLKQRNTLLKSAAMARRHGGRSMDLSTLDVWDQHLGRVGAELLAQRLDLIATLQPLADKAYGDVAPGGGPVALEYRSSVGADVGSARTREELYEQLIAALADVRKQEIERGVTLVGPHRDDVLLGLRGMSAKGYASHGESWSYALALRLASYDLLRSEGNEPVLVLDDVFAELDARRRERLAELVAPGEQVLVTAAVDDDVPGVLAGTRYAVSAGEVERL; encoded by the coding sequence ATGCATGTCACGCATCTCTCGCTGGCCGACTTCCGCTCGTACGCCCGGGTCGAGGTACCTCTCGAGCCGGGCGTCACCGCTTTTGTGGGGGCCAATGGCCAGGGCAAGACGAATCTGGTGGAGGCGGTCGGCTATCTCGCGACGCTCGGCAGCCATCGGGTCTCCTCCGATGCGCCGTTGGTGCGGATGGGCGCGGACCGGGCTGTCATCCGCGCCGCTGTGACGCAGGGAGAGCGTTCGCAGCTGATCGAGCTGGAGCTCAATCCCGGCAAGGCCAATCGGGCTCGTATCAATAGATCGTCGCAGGTCAGACCGCGTGATGTGCTGGGGATAGTACGTACGGTGCTGTTCGCGCCGGAGGATCTGGCGCTGGTCAAGGGGGACCCTGGGGAGCGTCGGCGCTTTCTCGACGAGTTGATCACGGCTCGTTCGCCGCGGATGGCGGGTGTGCGCTCGGACTACGAGCGGGTGCTGAAGCAGCGCAACACCCTGCTGAAGTCGGCGGCGATGGCGCGTCGGCACGGCGGCAGGTCGATGGACCTCTCCACGCTCGACGTGTGGGACCAGCATCTGGGCCGGGTGGGTGCGGAGCTGCTGGCGCAGCGGCTGGATCTGATCGCGACCCTGCAACCGCTGGCGGACAAGGCGTATGGGGATGTCGCGCCGGGCGGCGGCCCGGTGGCGTTGGAGTACCGCAGCTCGGTCGGGGCGGACGTGGGGTCCGCGCGTACCCGTGAGGAGCTGTACGAGCAGCTGATTGCCGCCCTGGCGGATGTCCGCAAGCAGGAGATCGAGCGGGGTGTGACGCTGGTCGGTCCGCACCGTGACGATGTGCTGCTGGGGCTGCGGGGGATGTCGGCCAAGGGGTACGCGAGCCATGGCGAGTCCTGGTCGTATGCGTTGGCGCTGCGGCTGGCTTCGTACGATCTGCTGCGCAGCGAGGGCAACGAGCCGGTGCTGGTGCTCGACGACGTTTTTGCGGAACTGGACGCGCGGCGTCGTGAGCGGCTGGCGGAGCTGGTGGCTCCGGGTGAGCAGGTGCTGGTGACGGCCGCGGTGGACGACGATGTTCCGGGTGTGCTGGCGGGGACGCGGTACGCGGTGTCCGCGGGCGAGGTGGAGCGGCTGTGA
- a CDS encoding DUF3566 domain-containing protein — protein sequence MTDTRGPQPQYEGYATGPLPGEREPAPGQASGPYHPPQAYPSPAGGTQGGRPHGTQGGVQGVGAAQAARRPRTGARTTPRTRKARLRVAKADPWSVMKVSFLLSIALGICTVVASAVLWMVMDAMGVFSTVGGTISEATGSNDSNGFDLQSFLSLPRVLIFTSVIAVIDVVLATALATLGSFIYNLSAGFVGGIELTLAEDE from the coding sequence GTGACGGACACCCGGGGGCCTCAGCCCCAGTACGAGGGCTACGCGACCGGGCCGTTGCCGGGTGAGCGCGAGCCCGCGCCGGGGCAGGCGAGCGGGCCGTACCACCCGCCGCAGGCGTATCCCTCGCCCGCCGGCGGGACCCAGGGCGGTCGGCCGCACGGCACGCAGGGCGGTGTGCAGGGCGTCGGCGCCGCGCAGGCGGCCCGGCGGCCGCGGACGGGGGCGCGGACGACTCCGCGTACCCGCAAGGCGCGGCTGCGGGTGGCCAAGGCCGATCCGTGGTCGGTGATGAAGGTCAGCTTCCTGCTCTCCATCGCGCTCGGTATCTGCACGGTGGTGGCGTCCGCGGTGCTGTGGATGGTGATGGACGCGATGGGCGTCTTCTCCACCGTGGGCGGAACGATCAGCGAGGCCACCGGTTCGAACGACAGCAACGGCTTCGATCTCCAGTCGTTCCTGTCGCTGCCGAGGGTTCTCATCTTCACCTCGGTCATCGCGGTGATCGACGTGGTTCTGGCGACCGCGCTGGCGACGCTGGGCTCCTTCATCTACAACTTGTCGGCGGGTTTCGTGGGCGGTATCGAGCTCACGCTGGCCGAGGACGAGTAG
- the gnd gene encoding phosphogluconate dehydrogenase (NAD(+)-dependent, decarboxylating) — MELGLVGLGKMGGNMRERIRRAGHTVIGYDRNPDVSDVHSLEELVGKLKGPRVVWVMVPAGAPTQATIDELAGLLSPGDIVVDGGNSRWTDDEKHAVELGIKGIGFVDCGVSGGVWGLENGYALMYGGDAENVAKVQPIFDALKPEGDFGSVHAGKVGAGHFAKMVHNGIEYAMMQAYAEGWELLEKVDSVTDVREVFRSWQEGTVIRSWLLDLAVNALDDDEHLDKLRGFAADSGEGRWTVEAAIDNAVPLPAITASLFARFASRQDDSPQMKMIAALRNQFGGHAVENKK, encoded by the coding sequence ATGGAGCTCGGTCTCGTCGGCCTCGGCAAGATGGGCGGCAACATGCGCGAGCGCATCCGCCGCGCAGGCCACACCGTCATCGGTTACGACCGCAACCCGGACGTCTCCGATGTCCACAGCCTCGAAGAGCTTGTGGGCAAGCTGAAGGGTCCCCGGGTCGTCTGGGTGATGGTTCCGGCCGGCGCCCCGACCCAGGCCACGATCGACGAGCTCGCCGGTCTCCTCTCGCCCGGCGACATCGTCGTGGACGGCGGGAACTCCCGCTGGACCGACGACGAGAAGCACGCGGTCGAGCTGGGCATCAAGGGCATCGGCTTCGTGGACTGCGGCGTCTCCGGCGGCGTCTGGGGCCTGGAGAACGGCTACGCGCTGATGTACGGCGGCGACGCCGAGAACGTGGCGAAGGTCCAGCCGATCTTCGACGCGCTGAAGCCCGAGGGCGACTTCGGTTCCGTCCACGCGGGCAAGGTCGGCGCCGGCCACTTCGCGAAGATGGTCCACAACGGCATCGAGTACGCCATGATGCAGGCCTACGCCGAGGGCTGGGAGCTCCTGGAGAAGGTCGACTCAGTCACCGATGTGCGCGAGGTCTTCCGGTCCTGGCAGGAGGGCACGGTCATCCGTTCCTGGCTGCTCGACCTGGCGGTCAACGCGCTGGACGACGACGAGCACCTCGACAAGCTCCGTGGCTTCGCCGCCGACTCCGGTGAGGGCCGGTGGACGGTGGAGGCCGCGATCGACAACGCGGTGCCGCTGCCCGCGATCACCGCGTCGCTCTTCGCGCGTTTCGCCTCGCGCCAGGACGACTCCCCGCAGATGAAGATGATTGCCGCGCTGCGCAACCAGTTCGGTGGCCACGCGGTCGAGAACAAGAAGTAA
- the gyrA gene encoding DNA gyrase subunit A, whose amino-acid sequence MADENTPVTPEEEPAAGVSMRVEPVGLETEMQRSYLDYAMSVIVSRALPDVRDGLKPVHRRVLYAMYDGGYRPEKGFYKCARVVGDVMGTYHPHGDSSIYDALVRLAQPWSMRMPLVDSNGNFGSPGNDPAAAMRYTECKMMPLSMEMVRDIDEETVDFQDNYDGRNQEPTVLPARFPNLLVNGSAGIAVGMATNIPPHNLREVAAGAQWYLEHPEASQEELLEALIERIKGPDFPTGALVVGRKGIEEAYRTGRGSITMRAVVAVEEIQNRQCLVVTELPYQTNPDNLAQKIADLVKDGKVGGIADVRDETSSRTGQRLVVVLKRDAVAKVVLNNLYKHTDLQSNFGANMLALVDGVPRTLSIDAFIRHWVTHQIEVIVRRTKFRLRKAEERAHILRGLLKALDAIDEVIALIRRSQTVEVAREGLMGLLEIDEIQANAILEMQLRRLAALEHQKITAEHDELQAKINEYNAILVSPERQRKIVSEELAAIVEKFGDDRRSKLVPFDGDMSIEDLIAEEDIVVTISRGGYVKRTKTDDYRSQKRGGKGVRGTKLKEDDIVDHFFVSTTHHWLLFFTNKGRVYRAKAYELPDAGRDARGQHVANLLAFQPDEQIAQILAIRDYEAAPYLILATKGGLVKKTALKDYDSPRSGGVIAINLRETADGAEGTADELIGAELVSAEDDLLLISKKAQSIRFTATDDALRPMGRATSGVKGMSFREGDELLSMNVVRPGTFVFTATDGGYAKRTPVDEYRVQGRGGLGIKAAKIVEDRGSLVGALVVEETDEILAITLGGGVIRTRVNEVRETGRDTMGVQLINLGKRDAVVGIARNAEAGREAEEVEGSEDTEAATAEGAESTVEGNVEGTSPSAGEHEE is encoded by the coding sequence ATGGCCGACGAGAACACCCCTGTGACACCTGAAGAGGAACCCGCCGCCGGCGTGAGCATGCGTGTCGAGCCCGTGGGGCTCGAGACGGAGATGCAGCGCTCCTACCTCGATTACGCGATGTCCGTCATCGTCTCGCGTGCGCTGCCGGACGTACGGGACGGTCTCAAGCCCGTGCACCGCCGGGTGCTGTACGCGATGTACGACGGCGGCTACCGGCCCGAGAAGGGCTTCTACAAGTGCGCCCGTGTCGTCGGTGACGTCATGGGTACGTACCACCCGCACGGTGACTCGTCGATCTACGACGCACTGGTGCGTCTGGCGCAGCCGTGGTCGATGCGCATGCCGCTGGTGGACTCCAACGGCAACTTCGGTTCTCCGGGCAACGACCCGGCCGCCGCCATGCGGTACACCGAGTGCAAGATGATGCCGCTGTCCATGGAGATGGTCCGGGACATCGACGAGGAGACCGTCGACTTCCAGGACAACTACGACGGCCGCAACCAGGAGCCGACGGTTCTGCCGGCGCGGTTCCCGAACCTGCTGGTCAACGGTTCGGCGGGCATCGCGGTCGGTATGGCGACCAACATCCCGCCGCACAACCTGCGTGAGGTCGCGGCCGGTGCGCAGTGGTATCTGGAGCACCCGGAGGCCTCTCAGGAGGAGCTCCTGGAAGCGCTGATCGAGCGGATCAAGGGCCCGGACTTCCCGACGGGCGCGCTCGTCGTGGGCCGCAAGGGCATCGAGGAGGCGTACCGCACCGGCCGTGGCTCGATCACGATGCGTGCGGTCGTCGCGGTCGAGGAGATCCAGAACCGGCAGTGCCTGGTCGTCACGGAGCTTCCGTACCAGACCAACCCCGACAACCTGGCGCAGAAGATCGCCGACCTGGTGAAGGACGGCAAGGTCGGCGGGATCGCGGACGTCCGTGACGAGACCTCGTCGCGTACCGGTCAGCGTCTGGTCGTCGTGCTGAAGCGGGACGCGGTCGCCAAGGTCGTGCTGAACAACCTGTACAAGCACACCGATCTGCAGAGCAACTTCGGCGCCAACATGCTGGCGCTGGTCGACGGTGTGCCGCGCACCCTGTCGATCGACGCGTTCATCCGGCACTGGGTCACGCACCAGATCGAGGTCATCGTCCGGCGTACGAAGTTCCGTCTGCGCAAGGCGGAGGAGCGGGCGCACATTCTGCGCGGTCTGCTCAAGGCGCTGGACGCGATCGACGAGGTCATCGCGCTCATCCGGCGGAGCCAGACGGTCGAGGTGGCGCGCGAGGGCCTGATGGGCCTGCTGGAGATCGACGAGATCCAGGCGAACGCGATCCTGGAGATGCAGCTGCGTCGCCTGGCCGCGCTGGAGCACCAGAAGATCACGGCCGAGCACGACGAGCTCCAGGCGAAGATCAATGAGTACAACGCGATCCTGGTGTCGCCGGAGCGGCAGCGGAAGATCGTCAGCGAGGAGCTGGCGGCGATCGTCGAGAAGTTCGGCGACGACCGGCGTTCCAAGCTGGTGCCCTTCGACGGTGACATGTCCATCGAGGACCTGATCGCCGAGGAGGACATCGTCGTCACGATCTCGCGCGGCGGCTATGTGAAGCGCACGAAGACGGACGACTACCGCTCGCAGAAGCGCGGCGGCAAGGGCGTGCGCGGTACGAAGCTCAAGGAAGACGACATCGTCGACCACTTCTTCGTGTCGACGACGCACCACTGGCTGCTGTTCTTCACGAACAAGGGCCGGGTGTACCGGGCGAAGGCGTACGAGCTCCCGGACGCCGGCCGTGACGCCCGTGGTCAGCATGTCGCCAATCTGCTGGCCTTCCAGCCGGACGAGCAGATCGCCCAGATCCTGGCGATCCGTGACTACGAGGCCGCGCCCTATCTGATCCTGGCCACGAAGGGCGGTCTGGTGAAGAAGACCGCGCTGAAGGACTACGACTCGCCGCGCTCCGGTGGTGTCATCGCCATCAACCTCCGGGAGACGGCAGATGGCGCCGAAGGCACCGCCGACGAGCTGATCGGTGCGGAGCTGGTCTCGGCCGAGGACGATCTGCTGCTCATCAGCAAGAAGGCCCAGTCGATCAGGTTCACCGCGACGGACGATGCGCTGCGCCCGATGGGCCGTGCGACCTCGGGCGTCAAGGGGATGAGTTTCCGCGAGGGCGACGAACTGCTCTCGATGAATGTTGTCCGGCCGGGTACGTTCGTGTTCACTGCCACCGACGGTGGGTACGCGAAGCGGACCCCTGTCGACGAGTACCGGGTTCAGGGCCGTGGCGGTCTGGGCATCAAGGCTGCCAAGATCGTGGAGGACCGGGGCTCGCTGGTCGGCGCGCTGGTGGTCGAGGAGACGGATGAGATCCTCGCCATCACGCTCGGCGGTGGTGTGATTCGTACGCGAGTCAATGAAGTCAGGGAGACGGGCCGTGACACCATGGGCGTCCAACTGATCAATCTGGGCAAGCGCGATGCCGTCGTCGGTATTGCCCGTAACGCCGAAGCCGGTCGTGAGGCCGAAGAGGTCGAGGGGTCCGAGGACACCGAGGCTGCGACGGCGGAGGGTGCCGAGAGCACGGTCGAGGGCAATGTCGAAGGCACATCGCCTTCGGCCGGGGAGCACGAGGAGTAG